The segment GCGGTTCGCACGACCCAGCTCCGCAGATTCAACGCAAGTGATTGGTTTTTCCATTTCCGCTTCAATGGCTTCTTCAACTTCGTCAGGCAGTTTAGTCCCGTCGATGGAGAAGAATTTGATCCCATTATCATAGTAAGGGTTGTGGGAAGCTGAAATGACGATCCCAGCTTCTGCGCGGAAAGTGCGAGTCAAATAAGCCACTGCTGGCGTTGGCATTGGGCCAGTGAAGGAAGCAGATAACCCTGCGGCAGCTAAGCCAGCTTCTAATGAAGATTCCAGCATGTAGCCAGAAATACGCGTATCTTTACCAATGATAATTTTACGTGAGCCGTGACGAGCCAGTACTTTACCTGCAGCCCAGCCTAATTTTAAAACAAAATCAGGTGTAATTGGGCTATCGCCCACTTTGCCACGGATACCATCAGTACCAAAATATTTACGGTTACTCATACGCTAATTTTTCCTTTTCTGACAGAGTCATCTGAACGACTTGCATTGCTTGTACTGTCTCTTTCACATCATGAACTCGGATAATTTGCGCTCCTTGCATTGCCGCAATAGTGGCACACGCTAAGCTACCCGCTAGACGTTCTTGAGGTGGAACATTTAATAATTGTCCAATCATAGATTTTCGTGACATCCCTGCCAAGAGCGGTAGTCCGAAATCATGAAATTGATCTAAATGCGCTAGTAACTGGTAATTATGCGACAGGTTCTTACCAAAACCAAAGCCTGGATCGAGGATTATTTGCTGTTTATCAATTCCCGCCTTCATGCAGCGCTCAATTTCACGGGCAAGATACTCTTTAACTTCTTTTACTACATTCACATAATCGGGGGCATCTTGCATGGTTCTTGGTTGACCTTGCATGTGCATAATGCAGACGGGCAGCCCTAACTTTGCAGCGACTACAAGGGAGCCATCTTCATGTAACGAGCGAATATCATTGATGATATGCATCCCAGCTTTGGCTGCCTCATCCATTACTTGAGCTTTTGACGTGTCTACAGAGATCCAAACATCAAAACGTTTTGCAATCGCTTCCACAACAGGCACAACACGGTTAAG is part of the Providencia zhijiangensis genome and harbors:
- the folP gene encoding dihydropteroate synthase; amino-acid sequence: MHIKARGRLLDLSTPQVMGILNVTPDSFSDGGTHNRYHDALDHVAKMVQEGATIIDIGGESTRPGAAEVSISEELNRVVPVVEAIAKRFDVWISVDTSKAQVMDEAAKAGMHIINDIRSLHEDGSLVVAAKLGLPVCIMHMQGQPRTMQDAPDYVNVVKEVKEYLAREIERCMKAGIDKQQIILDPGFGFGKNLSHNYQLLAHLDQFHDFGLPLLAGMSRKSMIGQLLNVPPQERLAGSLACATIAAMQGAQIIRVHDVKETVQAMQVVQMTLSEKEKLAYE